One part of the bacterium genome encodes these proteins:
- a CDS encoding LAGLIDADG endonuclease, with the protein MDNTVGSLTQEQKSLIIGAVLGDGYLRIIPGRKNAFLETNHSISQKDYVDWKYNILRSIVKSNPKERKGNDQRVAYRFYTQCLSEITELFYRFYINGKKEIPDNLVIDRLTLAVWFMDDGSKSRSSVYLNTQQFSLKDQIKLQNILLNQFNIHSRLNKDKKYFRIRIISSDAKRFCDLVKQFIPKSMEYKLV; encoded by the coding sequence ATGGACAATACCGTGGGAAGTCTTACACAGGAACAAAAATCCTTAATAATCGGCGCTGTTTTAGGCGACGGCTATTTAAGAATTATTCCAGGGAGAAAAAATGCGTTTTTGGAAACAAATCATTCTATTAGCCAAAAAGATTACGTTGACTGGAAATACAACATTCTGCGATCAATTGTAAAAAGCAATCCCAAAGAAAGGAAAGGCAATGATCAAAGAGTGGCTTACAGATTTTATACCCAATGCCTTTCAGAGATAACAGAACTATTTTACCGTTTTTACATAAATGGTAAGAAAGAAATTCCAGACAATTTAGTAATAGATAGATTAACTTTAGCAGTTTGGTTCATGGATGACGGCTCCAAAAGCAGAAGCTCTGTGTATCTAAACACACAGCAATTTTCTCTTAAAGACCAGATAAAATTACAGAATATATTGCTTAATCAATTCAATATTCATTCTCGTCTTAATAAAGACAAAAAGTATTTCAGAATCAGGATAATTAGTAGCGACGCAAAAAGATTCTGTGATCTGGTGAAACAGTTTATTCCAAAATCAATGGAATACAAACTGGTGTAA
- the secD gene encoding protein translocase subunit SecD → MTKRKSFLVLAVIFLLALIAGALTYPKPLNSGVDFLNAKIKEVLPEKFRFTLPLIKEIPFRLGLDLQGGTHLLYQADLGGIAAEDRKNALNGLRDVIERRVNLFGVSEPVVQIEEQSQRLIVELAGIKDVKEAINMIGQTPFLEFREQRPQEEVDRIIEKQKELEGKSFEEAQKIPDWQVAFEELFIPTQLTGRYLKKAELNFDQTTNKPIINLQFDDEGAKIFEEITARNIGKRLAIYLDGLSIIDSDGDNKITQNDLYAPVVQDKITGGKAVITGDTDINKAKEIVKRLTSGALPVPINLVSQETIGPSLGQDSLNKSLKAGIIGFILVIIFMVIFYRLPGALASLALIIYIALNLSLFKLIPVTLTLAGIAGFILSIGMAVDANILIFSRIREELKQGKGFLISLEDGFRRAWPSVRDGNFTIILVALILFGLGTSFIKGFALTLIIGNLIGMFSAIFITNNLLRCFAGTKFEKLSWLWR, encoded by the coding sequence ATGACCAAAAGAAAGTCTTTTTTAGTTTTAGCTGTAATATTTTTACTGGCTTTGATTGCAGGAGCCTTAACCTATCCCAAGCCTTTAAATTCGGGAGTTGATTTTTTAAACGCTAAAATCAAGGAGGTTCTCCCGGAAAAATTCAGATTTACGCTTCCTTTGATCAAAGAGATTCCTTTTAGGTTGGGACTCGACCTGCAGGGCGGTACCCATCTCCTTTACCAAGCCGATTTGGGCGGCATCGCCGCCGAAGACCGCAAAAACGCTCTCAACGGTCTTCGTGACGTCATCGAAAGGCGGGTGAATCTTTTTGGGGTTAGCGAGCCCGTTGTTCAGATTGAAGAGCAAAGCCAGAGATTGATTGTTGAATTAGCCGGAATAAAAGATGTTAAGGAGGCAATCAATATGATTGGCCAGACCCCTTTTCTTGAGTTTCGGGAGCAGAGGCCGCAGGAAGAGGTAGACAGAATTATTGAAAAGCAAAAAGAGCTTGAGGGAAAGTCATTCGAAGAGGCTCAGAAAATCCCTGATTGGCAAGTTGCTTTTGAAGAGCTTTTTATTCCAACTCAGCTAACCGGCCGTTACCTTAAAAAGGCCGAGCTTAATTTTGACCAGACGACCAATAAACCCATAATCAACCTTCAGTTTGATGACGAGGGAGCGAAAATCTTTGAGGAGATTACTGCCAGGAACATTGGGAAGCGCTTGGCTATTTATCTCGATGGTTTGTCAATTATAGATAGTGACGGCGACAACAAAATTACCCAGAATGACCTATATGCTCCCGTTGTCCAAGATAAAATCACTGGCGGTAAGGCAGTGATAACGGGCGATACCGATATTAACAAGGCCAAGGAAATAGTCAAAAGATTGACATCGGGCGCTTTGCCAGTGCCAATCAACCTGGTTTCTCAAGAGACGATTGGTCCGAGCCTAGGACAAGATTCTTTAAATAAATCATTGAAGGCAGGCATAATCGGATTTATTCTGGTGATTATATTTATGGTTATTTTTTACCGTTTGCCCGGCGCTTTGGCATCATTGGCCTTGATAATTTATATTGCCTTGAACCTTTCTTTATTTAAATTAATACCCGTTACCCTGACTTTGGCTGGCATTGCCGGTTTTATCCTTTCTATTGGCATGGCAGTTGACGCTAATATTTTAATCTTTTCCAGAATAAGGGAAGAGTTGAAACAGGGGAAAGGTTTTCTGATTTCACTCGAAGATGGTTTTAGACGAGCCTGGCCGTCAGTCCGCGATGGAAACTTCACCATTATCTTAGTGGCTTTAATTTTATTTGGCTTGGGAACCAGTTTTATTAAAGGATTCGCCTTGACCTTGATTATCGGTAATTTAATTGGCATGTTTTCGGCAATTTTCATCACCAACAATCTCTTGAGATGTTTTGCCGGCACAAAATTCGAAAAATTAAGTTGGTTATGGAGATAG
- a CDS encoding LAGLIDADG family homing endonuclease: MGRQTKVLEVDLAYIAGFLDGDGSIMVQLKNRRKNPRGWRLMFTICFYQDSRHEKPLFWIRNRLGIGYISRRNDGITELRINGYQRTKGILESLQPFLRFKKAQTKILLKILRLINDKNFVELSKKKRLKIADMIYESRKLTYQSGWKKFSKSKSELRKILGF; this comes from the coding sequence GTGGGAAGACAAACTAAAGTTTTAGAAGTTGATTTGGCTTACATTGCTGGTTTTCTTGATGGCGATGGAAGCATTATGGTTCAGCTGAAAAACAGGCGGAAAAATCCGCGCGGCTGGCGTTTAATGTTCACTATCTGTTTTTATCAGGATAGTCGCCATGAGAAACCCTTGTTTTGGATTAGAAATAGGCTTGGAATTGGTTATATTTCAAGAAGGAATGATGGTATAACAGAGTTAAGAATCAACGGTTATCAAAGAACTAAAGGAATTTTAGAAAGCCTTCAACCTTTTTTAAGGTTTAAAAAGGCGCAGACTAAAATTCTTTTGAAGATCTTAAGACTAATTAATGATAAGAACTTTGTTGAATTGAGCAAAAAGAAAAGATTGAAAATCGCCGATATGATTTATGAGTCAAGAAAATTAACTTATCAGTCTGGATGGAAAAAGTTTTCTAAATCAAAATCAGAATTAAGAAAAATCCTAGGATTCTAA
- the secF gene encoding protein translocase subunit SecF, with amino-acid sequence MNIPFLKYTKVYYIFSGVLILASLISLLIFGLKFSIDFLGGSILEVNFENRPENSAIQEKLKDINNLGEMVIQPTGAKGVIMRMKEVDENIHQQIISRLQEISKIEEKRFESIGPVIGKELRQKTIILIIVSLAALLIYIAVAFRKISRPLSSWQYGIISIITLFFDVLIPIGVFASLGKFYNVQFSIPIVIALLTLLGYTINDKVVVFDRVRENLLRTKGGDFNACVNQSLNQVLVRSISTGSCTLLVLLAIFFFGGETLKYFSLTLIIGIIVGTCSSLFLASPLLVSWQEMGKRYH; translated from the coding sequence ATGAATATCCCATTTCTGAAATACACAAAAGTTTATTATATTTTTTCTGGAGTTTTGATTCTGGCAAGCTTAATTTCTCTTTTGATCTTTGGCCTGAAATTTAGTATTGATTTTTTGGGCGGAAGCATTTTGGAGGTTAATTTTGAAAATAGACCGGAAAATTCGGCGATTCAAGAAAAATTAAAAGACATTAACAATTTAGGAGAGATGGTCATTCAACCTACCGGAGCCAAGGGGGTAATTATGAGAATGAAAGAAGTTGATGAAAATATTCATCAACAGATTATTTCGAGGCTGCAGGAAATCTCAAAAATAGAGGAAAAACGTTTTGAAAGCATCGGGCCGGTTATCGGCAAAGAATTACGGCAGAAAACAATAATCTTAATAATTGTTTCTCTGGCAGCCCTGCTCATTTATATTGCCGTTGCTTTTAGAAAAATCTCCCGGCCCTTATCCAGCTGGCAATATGGAATAATCTCAATAATTACTCTTTTCTTTGATGTTTTGATACCGATTGGCGTTTTCGCCTCTCTGGGAAAATTTTATAATGTTCAATTCAGCATCCCAATTGTTATCGCCTTGCTGACCCTTTTGGGTTATACAATTAACGATAAAGTAGTCGTTTTTGACAGGGTTAGGGAGAATCTTTTAAGAACTAAAGGAGGAGATTTTAATGCCTGCGTTAATCAGAGTTTGAACCAGGTTTTAGTTCGATCAATTAGCACGGGTTCTTGCACTCTTTTGGTTCTCTTGGCGATATTCTTTTTTGGCGGAGAAACTTTAAAGTATTTTTCTCTAACCTTAATTATTGGAATTATAGTCGGCACCTGCTCGTCTTTGTTTTTAGCCAGCCCTTTATTGGTAAGCTGGCAGGAGATGGGGAAACGTTATCATTGA